In one window of Mus pahari chromosome 3, PAHARI_EIJ_v1.1, whole genome shotgun sequence DNA:
- the Abca2 gene encoding ATP-binding cassette sub-family A member 2 isoform X2: protein MGFLHQLQLLLWKNVTLKRRSPWVLAFEIFIPLVLFFILLGLRQKKPTISVKEAFYTAAPLTSAGILPVMQSLCPDGQRDEFGFLQYANSTVTQLLERLNRVVEEGNLFDPVRPSLGSELEALRQRLEALSSGPGTWESHSARPAVSSFSLDSVARDQRELWRFLMQNLSLPNSTAQALLAARVDPSEVYRLLFGPLPDLDGKLGFLRKQEPWSRLGSNPLFQMEELLLAPALLEQLTCAPGSGELGRILTMPEGHQVDLQGYRDAVCSGQATARAQRFSDLATELRNQLDTAKIAQQLGFDVPNGSDPQPQAPSPQSLQALLGDLLDAQKVLQDVDVLSALALLLPQGACAGRASAPQAGSPSGLANSTGIGANAGSNTTAEEGTQSPVTPASPDTLQGQCSAFVQLWAGLQPILCGNNRTIEPEALRRGNMSSLGFTSKEQRNLGLLVHLMTSNPKILYAPAGSEADRVILKANETFAFVGNVTHYAQVWLNISTEIRSFLEQGRLQQHLQWLQQYVADLQLHPEAMNLSLEELPPALRQDFSLPNGTALLQQLDTIDNAACGWIQFMSKVSVDIFKGFPDEESIVNYTLNQAYQDNVTVFASVIFQTRKDGSLPPHVHYKIRQNSSFTEKTNEIRRAYWRPGPNTGGRFYFLYGFVWIQDMMERAIINTFVGHDVVEPGNYVQMFPYPCYTRDDFLFVIEHMMPLCMVISWVYSVAMTIQHIVAEKEHRLKEVMKTMGLNNAVHWVAWFITGFVQLSISVTALTAILKYGQVLMHSHVLIIWLFLAVYAVATIMFCFLVSVLYSKAKLASACGGIIYFLSYVPYMYVAIREEVARDKITAFEKCIASLMSTTAFGLGSKYFALYEVAGVGIQWHTFSQSPVEGDDFNLLLAVTMLMVDTVVYGVLTWYIEAVHPGMYGLPRPWYFPLQKSYWLGSGRTEAWEWSWPWAHTPRLSVMEEDQACAMESRHFEETRGMEEEPTHLPLVVCVDKLTKVYKNDKKLALNKLSLNLYENQVVSFLGHNGAGKTTTMSILTGLFPPTSGSATIYGHDIRTEMDEIRKNLGMCPQHNVLFDRLTVEEHLWFYSRLKSMAQEEIRKETDKMIEDLELSNKRHSLVQTLSGGMKRKLSVAIAFVGGSRAIILDEPTAGVDPYARRAIWDLILKYKPGRTILLSTHHMDEADLLGDRIAIISHGKLKCCGSPLFLKGAYGDGYRLTLVKRPAEPGTSQEPGLASSPSGRSQLSSCSEPQVSQFIRKHVASSLLVSDTSTELSYILPSEAVKKGAFERLFQQLEHSLDALHLSSFGLMDTTLEEVFLKVSEEDQSLENSEADGKESRKDVLPGAEGLTAVAGQAGNLARCSELAQSQASLQSSSSVGSARGEEGTGYSDGYGDYRPLFDNLQDPDNVSLQEAEMEALAQVGQGSRKLEGWWLKMRQFHGLLVKRFHCARRNSKALCSQILLPAFFVCVAMTVALSVPEIGDLPPLVLSPSQYHNYTQPRGNFIPYANEERQEYRLRLSPDASPQQLVSTFRLPSGVGATCVLKSPANGSLGPMLNLSSGESRLLAARFFDSMCLESFTQGLPLSNFVPPPPSPAPSDSPVSPDEDSLQAWNMSLPPTAGPETWTSAPSLPHLVREPVRCTCSAQGTGFSCPSSVGGHPPQMRVVTGDILTDITGHNVSEYLLFTSDRFRLHRYGAITFGNVQKSIPASFGARVPPMVRKIAVRRVAQVLYNNKGYHSMPTYLNSLNNAILRANLPKSKGNPAAYGITVTNHPMNKTSASLSLDYLLQGTDVVIAIFIIVAMSFVPASFVVFLVAEKSTKAKHLQFVSGCNPVIYWLANYVWDMLNYLVPATCCVIILFVFDLPAYTSPTNFPAVLSLFLLYGWSITPIMYPASFWFEVPSSAYVFLIVINLFIGITATVATFLLQLFEHDKDLKVVNSYLKSCFLIFPNYNLGHGLMEMAYNEYINEYYAKIGQFDKMKSPFEWDIVTRGLVAMTVEGFVGFFLTIMCQYNFLRQPQRLPVSTKPVEDDVDVASERQRVLRGDADNDMVKIENLTKVYKSRKIGRILAVDRLCLGVRPGECFGLLGVNGAGKTSTFKMLTGDESTTGGEAFVNGHSVLKDLLQVQQSLGYCPQFDALFDELTAREHLQLYTRLRGIPWKDEAQVVKWALEKLELTKYADKPAGTYSGGNKRKLSTAIALIGYPAFIFLDEPTTGMDPKARRFLWNLILDLIKTGRSVVLTSHSMEECEALCTRLAIMVNGRLRCLGSIQHLKNRFGDGYMITVRTKSSQNVKDVVRFFNRNFPEAMLKERHHTKVQYQLKSEHISLAQVFSKMEQVVGVLGIEDYSVSQTTLDNVFVNFAKKQSDNVEQQEAEPSTLPSPLGLLSLLRPRPTPTELRALVADEPEDLDTEDEGLISFEEERAQLSFNTDTLC, encoded by the exons TGGGTCCTGGCTTTCGAGATCTTCATCCCACTTgtcctcttcttcatcctgttGGGACTGCGGCAGAAGAAGCCCACTATCTCTGTGAAGGAAG CTTTCTACACCGCAGCACCGCTGACATCAGCCGGCATCCTGCCTGTCATGCAGTCGCTTTGCCCTGATGGTCAGCGTGATGAGTTTGGCTTCCTGCAATATGCCAACTCCAC GGTCACCCAGCTTCTAGAACGCCTCAACCGTGTGGTGGAGGAAGGCAACTTGTTCGACCCAGTGCGACCCAGCCTGGGCTCAGAGCTCGAGGCTCTGCGCCAACGTCTGGAGGCCCTCAGCTCAGGCCCTGGCACCTGGGAGAGCCACTCAGCCAGGCCTGCAG TGTCGTCCTTCTCTCTGGACTCGGTGGCCAGGGACCAGAGAGAGCTTTGGCGTTTCCTGATGCAGAACCTGTCACTGCCCAACAGCACGGCCCAGGCCCTCCTGGCTGCCCGTGTGGACCCTTCTGAG GTCTATCGCTTGCTTTTTGGTCCTTTGCCTGACCTGGATGGAAAGTTGGGTTtcctcaggaagcaggagccctGGAGCCGCCTGGGTAGCAATCCTCTGTTCCAAATGGAG GAGCTGCTGCTGGCTCCTGCCCTTTTGGAACAGCTCACATGTGCTCCAGGCTCTGGGGAGCTGGGCCGGATTCTTACCATGCCTGAGGGTCATCAGGTAGACCTTCAGGGCTACCGGGATGCCGTGTGCAGTGGACAGGCTACAGCTCGTGCCCAGCGCTTCAGTGATCTGGCCACTGAGCTCAGGAACCAGCTGGACACAGCCAAGATTGCCCAGCAG CTGGGCTTCGATGTCCCCAACGGCTCAGATCCCCAGCCACAGGCACCGTCCCCACAGAGCCTGCAGGCGCTCTTAGGGGACCTGCTGGACGCCCAGAAAGTTCTGCAGGATGTGGATGTCCTATCAGCCCTTGCCCTGCTGCTGCCTCAAGGTGCCTGTGCCGGCCGAGCCTCTGCACCTCAAGCCGGCAGCCCGAGTGGCCTGGCCAACAGCACCGGGATAGGTGCAAATGCAGGTTCCAACACCACCGCTGAGGAGGGCACCCAGTCACCTGTCACCCCAGCCTCTCCTGACACCTTGCAAGGGCAGTGCTCAGCCTTTGTGCAGCTCTGGGCTGGCTTGCAACCCATCTTGTGTGGCAACAACCG CACCATAGAGCCTGAAGCGCTTCGAAGGGGCAACATGAGCTCCCTGGGCTTTACAAGCAAGGAACAACGGAACTTGGGCCTTCTTGTGCACCTCATGACCAGCAACCCCAAAATCCTGTATGCACCAGCGGGCTCTGAAGCTGACCGTGTTATCCTCAAG GCAAATGAGACCTTTGCCTTTGTGGGCAACGTGACACACTATGCCCAGGTCTGGCTCAACATCTCCACAGAGATCCGAAGCTTCCTGGAGCAGGGCAGGCTGCAGCAGCATCTGCAGTGGTTGCAGCAG TATGTAGCGGATCTTCAGCTGCACCCTGAAGCAATGAACCTGTCTCTGGAGGAGCTGCCACCTGCTCTGCGCCAGGACTTCTCACTGCCTAATGGCACGGCCCTCCTGCAACAGCTTGACACAATAGACAACGCAGCCTGTGGCTGGATCCAGTTCATGTCCAAG gtgagtgtggaCATCTTCAAGGGGTTTCCCGATGAGGAGAGCATCGTAAACTACACTCTCAATCAGGCCTACCAGGATAATGTCACAGTGTTTGCCA GCGTGATCTTCCAGACACGGAAGGATGGTTCCCTCCCTCCACATGTACATTACAAGATTCGCCAGAATTCAAGCTTCACGGAGAAAACCAATGAGATCCGCCGCGCTTATTGGCGTCCAGGGCCCAACACCGGTGGTCGTTTCTACTTCCTCTATGGCTTCGTCTGGATCCAGG ACATGATGGAGCGCGCCATCATCAACACATTTGTGGGGCATGACGTGGTCGAACCTGGCAACTACGTGCAGATGTTCCCATACCCCTGCTACACCCGTGACGA CTTCCTGTTTGTCATTGAACACATGATGCCATTGTGCATGGTGATCTCCTGGGTCTACTCCGTGGCCATGACCATCCAGCACATTGTGGCAGAGAAAGAGCACAGGCTCAAGGAG GTGATGAAGACGATGGGCCTGAACAACGCCGTGCACTGGGTGGCCTGGTTCATCACGGGCTTCGTGCAGTTATCTATCTCCGTGACAGCTCTGACCGCCATCCTCAAGTATGGCCAGGTGCTCATGCACAGCCACGTGCTCATTATCTGGCTCTTCCTTGCCGTCTACGCTGTGGCCACTATCATGTTTTG CTTCCTGGTGTCTGTGCTGTACTCTAAGGCTAAGTTGGCCTCAGCTTGCGGCGGTATCATCTACTTCCTGAGCTACGTTCCCTACATGTATGTAGCGATCCGCGAGGAGGTAGCCCGTGATAAGATCACTGCCTTTGAGAAGTGCATTGCG TCCCTGATGTCCACAACAGCCTTTGGCCTGGGTTCCAAGTACTTTGCACTGTATGAAGTGGCAGGAGTGGGCATCCAGTGGCACACGTTCAGCCAGTCCCCAGTGGAAGGGGATGACTTCAACCTGCTCCTTGCTGTCACCATGCTTATGGTGGACACAGTGGTTTACGGCGTGCTCACTTGGTACATTGAGGCTGTGCACCCAG GTATGTATGGGCTGCCCCGGCCCTGGTACTTCCCGCTACAGAAGTCGTATTGGCTGGGCAGTGGGCGGACAGaggcctgggagtggagctggcCATGGGCACACACGCCGCGCCTCAGCGTTATGGAGGAGGACCAGGCCTGTGCCATGGAGAGCCGGCACTTTG AGGAGACCCGCGGTATGGAGGAGGAGCCCACCCACCTGCCCTTGGTCGTCTGTGTGGACAAGCTCACCAAGGTCTATAAGAATGACAAGAAGCTGGCCTTAAACAAACTGAGCCTCAATCTGTATGAGAATCAGGTGGTCTCCTTCCTAGGCCACAATGGGGCTGGCAAGACCACGACCAT GTCGATCCTGACTGGACTGTTCCCACCCACGTCGGGCTCAGCCACTATCTATGGGCACGACATCCGCACCGAGATGGATGAGATCCGCAAGAACCTGGGCATGTGCCCGCAACACAACGTGCTCTTTGACCGGCTCACGGTGGAGGAACACCTCTGGTTCTACTCACGCCTCAAaagcatggcacaggaggagatCCGCAAAGAGACGGACAA GATGATTGAGGATCTGGAGCTCTCCAACAAGCGGCACTCACTGGTACAGACATTGTCTGGAGGCATGAAGCGCAAGCTTTCAGTAGCCATTGCCTTTGTGGGTGGCTCTAGAGCCATTATCTTAGACGAGCCCACGGCTGGCGTGGACCCCTATGCTCGCCGTGCCATCTGGGACCTCATTCTGAAGTACAAACCGG GCCGCACTATCCTCCTGTCTACCCATCACATGGATGAGGCTGACCTGCTTGGGGATCGAATTGCCATCATCTCCCATGGGAAACTCAAATGCTGtggctctcccctcttcctcaagGGTGCCTACGGTGATGGGTACCGCCTCACATTGGTCAAGCGGCCTGCAGAACCTGGCACCTCCCAAG agcCAGGGCTGGCTTCCAGCCCTTCGGGTCGTTCTCAGCTGAGCAGCTGCTCAGAGCCGCAAGTGTCCCAGTTCATCCGCAAGCATGTGGCTTCCTCCCTGCTGGTCTCAGACACGAGCACTGAGCTCTCCTACATCCTGCCCAGTGAGGCCGTCAAGAAAGGGGCTTTCGAGCGCCTCTTTCAG CAACTGGAACACAGCCTGGATGCACTCCATCTGAGCAGTTTTGGGCTGATGGACACAACTCTGGAGGAGGTGTTCCTCAAGGTGTCTGAAGAAGACCAGTCCCTGGAGAACAGCGAGGCTG ATGGGAAGGAGTCCCGGAAGGATGTGCTGCCAGGGGCAGAGGGCCTGACAGCCGTGGCGGGTCAAGCTGGCAACCTGGCTCGGTGCTCAGAGCTGGCACAGTCACAGGCATCACTGCAGTCCTCATCCTCTGTGGGCTCTGCCCGTGGGGAGGAGGGCACCGGCTACTCTGATGGCTACGGTGACTACCGTCCCCTCTTTGACAACTTGCAGGACCCAGACAATGTCAGCTTACAAG AGGCAGAAATGGAGGCCCTGGCTCAGGTGGGCCAGGGCAGCCGCAAACTCGAGGGCTGGTGGCTGAAGATGCGGCAGTTCCATGGGCTCCTGGTGAAGCGCTTCCACTGCGCTCGTCGGAACTCCAAAGCTCTCTGCTCTCAGATCCTGTTGCCTGCCTTCTTTGTCTGTGTGGCCATGACTGTGGCATTGTCTGTCCCTGAGATTG GTGACCTACCTCCACTGGTCCTGTCACCCTCTCAGTACCACAACTACACCCAGCCCCGTGGCAACTTTATCCCCTATGCCAATGAGGAACGCCAGGAGTACCG ATTACGGCTGTCACCTGATGCCAGCCCCCAGCAGCTGGTGAGCACATTCCGGCTGCCCTCTGGTGTGGGTGCCACTTGTGTGCTCAAGTCTCCTGCCAACGGCTCCCTGGGGCCCATGCTGAACTTAAGCAGTGGAGAGTCGCGCCTGCTGGCTGCACGGTTCTTCGACAGTATGTGCCTGGAGTCCTTCACACAGGGGCTGCCACTGTCCAACTTCGTGCCACCCCCGCCCTCACCCGCCCCTTCCGACTCACCCGTGTCCCCAGATGAGGATTCACTGCAAGCCTGGAACATGTCCCTGCCACCTACTGCTGGGCCAG AGACGTGGACGTCGGCGCCTTCTCTGCCACACCTAGTGCGTGAGCCGGTCCGCTGTACCTGCTCTGCACAGGGCACGGGGTTCTCATGTCCCAGCAGTGTGGGTGGACACCCACCCCAGATGAGAGTGGTCACAGGTGACATCCTGACTGACATCACTGGCCACAATGTTTCTGAATACCTGCTCTTCACCTCTGACCGTTTCCGACTACACCG ATATGGAGCCATCACCTTTGGTAATGTTCAGAAGTCTATCCCAGCATCCTTTGGTGCCCGGGTCCCTCCTATGGTGCGGAAGATTGCAGTGCGGAGGGTGGCACAG gtGCTCTACAATAACAAGGGCTACCACAGCATGCCCACCTACCTCAACAGCCTCAACAATGCCATTCTGCGTGCAAACCTACCCAAAAGCAAGGGCAATCCAGCAGCCTATG GCATCACTGTCACCAACCACCCCATGAACAAGACCAGTGCCAGCCTCTCCCTGGATTACCT ACTGCAGGGCACAGATGTGGTCATCGCCATCTTCATCATTGTGGCCATGTCCTTCGTGCCAGCCAGCTTTGTGGTCTTCCTTGTGGCAGAGAAATCCACCAAGGCCAAACACTTGCAGTTCGTCAGCGGGTGCAACCCTGTCATCTACTGGCTGGCCAACTACGTGTGGGACATG CTCAATTACCTGGTCCCGGCCACCTGCTGCGTGATCATCCTCTTTGTCTTTGACTTACCTGCCTACACATCACCCACCAACTTCCCAGCGGTGCTCTCCTTGTTCCTGCTCTACGG GTGGTCCATCACACCCATCATGTACCCAGCCTCCTTCTGGTTTGAGGTCCCTAGCTCAGCCTACGTGTTCCTCATCGTCATCAACCTCTTCATTGGCATCACGGCCACGGTGGCCACCTTCCTTCTGCAGCTTTTTGAGCATGACAAG GATCTGAAGGTTGTCAACAGTTACCTGAAAAGCTGCTTCCTCATCTTCCCCAACTACAACCTGGGCCACGGACTCATGGAGATGGCCTACAATGAGTACATCAACGAATACTACGCCAAGATTG GCCAGTTTGACAAGATGAAGTCCCCATTCGAGTGGGACATTGTCACACGTGGACTGGTGGCCATGACAGTCGAGGGCTTCGTGGGATTCTTCCTCACCATCATGTGCCAGTATAACTTCCTGCGGCAGCCACA ACGCCTGCCTGTGTCGACTAAACCTGTGGAAGATGATGTGGATGTGGCTAGTGAGCGACAGAGGGTGCTCCGTGGCGATGCTGACAATGACATGGTCAAGATCGAGAACCTGACCAAG GTGTACAAGTCTCGGAAGATCGGCCGGATCCTGGCAGTTGACCGCCTTTGCCTGGGTGTGCGCCCTGGAGAGTGCTTTGGGCTCCTTGGTGTCAATGGTGCAGGGAAGACCAGCACCTTCAAGATGCTGACTGGAGATGAGAGCACAACAGGGGGCGAGGCCTTTGTCAATGGACACAG CGTGCTCAAGGACCTGCTCCAGGTACAGCAGAGCCTTGGCTACTGCCCTCAGTTCGACGCCCTGTTTGATGAGCTCACGGCTCGTGAACACCTGCAACTGTACACGCGGCTGCGTGGCATCCCCTGGAAGGATGAGGCTCAG GTGGTGAAGTGGGCCCTGGAGAAGCTGGAACTGACAAAGTACGCAGACAAGCCAGCTGGCACCTACAGTGGAGGCAACAAACGGAAGCTTTCCACAGCCATTGCCCTCATTGGGTACCCTGCCTTCATCTTTCTA GACGAGCCCACCACTGGCATGGACCCTAAGGCCCGGCGCTTCCTGTGGAACCTCATTCTGGACCTCATCAAGACAGGACGTTCGGTGGTGCTGACGTCACACag CATGGAGGAGTGTGAGGCTCTGTGCACACGGTTGGCCATCATGGTGAACGGGCGGCTGCGCTGCCTGGGCAGCATCCAGCACCTCAAGAACAG GTTCGGGGATGGCTACATGATCACCGTAAGGACCAAAAGCAGCCAGAACGTGAAGGACGTGGTGCGGTTCTTCAACAGGAACTTCCCAGAGGCCATGCTCAAG GAAAGGCACCATACAAAGGTGCAGTATCAGCTCAAGTCAGAGCATATCTCGCTGGCTCAGGTGTTCAGCAAGATGGAGCAGGTTGTGGGTGTGCTGGGCATCGAGGACTACTCAGTCAGCCAGACCACTCTGGATAAC GTGTTTGTGAACTTTGCGAAGAAGCAGAGTGATAATGTGGAGCAGCAAGAGGCTGAGCCCTCGACCTTGCCGTCCCCCCTTGGACTGCTCAGCCTGCTGAGGCCCCGCCCCACACCCACAGAGCTCCGGGCCTTGGTGGCTGATGAGCCTGAGGACCTGGACACAGAGGATGAGGGCCTCATCAGCTTTGAGGAAGAGCGG